The following nucleotide sequence is from Endozoicomonas sp. GU-1.
TCAAACCGGGGGCGGCCATAATGGATTCTGCCAAAATGGACTCAGCTTTACCGAGCTCAGCTATTTCAGGCTCAACACTTTCACCCCCAACACTGCCAGCCTCTACACTGCCTGCTGAGCGATCACTCCGGGCATTCTGCTGCTGTTGCCAGCGCTGAAACCACGGACTCTGGTCAGGCAGTCGGTCAGTGGGCCAGACTATATGCAGCTGGCAGTGGGGCAGGGCTTTTTTCTGGCCGTAAATCCATAGATAGGGCTCAGGTACCAGTAGTGACTCCAGATGTCCTGTCAGGGTCGGGGTCTGTTCCAGCCCGGACAGCACCACTGGTTTACCCTTAAGGAGTTGTGTCAATAACGGGGTTTCTCTCAGCTGGAAACTCAACTTGCCTGACATTTTCAGCTTGCTGGTAAACCAGAGCTCCTCCCATTGCTGACCGGTGGCCAGTTGATAACAGTCGGATTGTGCAACAACATTGGCAGCGATATTGGCAACACTGCCGGTATACAGCCTGACAACACTGTCACCGGAGGGTTCTGGCAAAGTGCCTGTCACCAATCCGGGGGCGACGGGCAGAGATTCCGTCCGATATTTCAGGATCAGCCATTGTTCATCGGTCAGCTCACCGCTGATCAGCAGCTGGTCAAATTCGCTGGCCATCTTATGAAAGGTATCGGTCTTTTGCAGGGTGTTTTCCTGTGCGGACAGGTCACTGAAGACCGCGCTGAAATTATGGGTATTGATAACCCCGCAGGTTTTACCGGGTAACACCGGTGTGTTGTTAATTGCTTGTTTGAATGCCGTGATAGTTGCTGTCGGGGTGTGATATTGCTGCAAAACCAGCGACGCTGGCAGCTCTACCCGTTCACCATTGGCAATGAAGTAGCCTTGCTTAAGAATGTCCGACAAATGTTGCCAGAATGGGCTCTTGGCATCCGGCGGGTCCACCAGGCAGATGGTCACAGGTTCAGGCTGGCTGCTGATCACTCCGTTGCGAAAATACTGTTCTCCATTATTGTTGATGGCCAGGTTGCCAAACAGGCTGGCAAAGACATCCTGACCCGCACAGTGAATCAGCAAACTCCCCGGCTCTGGCGGCTCCGTGCGCTGGCTTACTGACCAGGATGGTACAGCGGCCGGGGTGACATTGAAGGTTGCTGAAGAGGATCTGTCCCGGGCAAATACACGACGCCAGAAATCTGGTCCGGGAGCATCAGGCTGATGTATTAAATTGTTTTTGGCCAGAACAACCCGACTGACTGTCGTGCTGATAGGGATGCCATCCAGCCGGGAGGATTCTCCAACAGCTCATTCAATGAGGCCAGCTGTCTGGGCCTGAGGTTGTCACAATCGAAAATCAGGGTGATGGGCACTGACTGATAAATAAGCCCGGGACGCTCGTTTTTTTGTCCGGGAGTTGGATAATAGTACAGCCTTCTTAACGGGTGATGATCCAGGTCGTTCGGATGCCGGATCATAAAAAGAAACCCGGTGTCTGTCGTTTGCCGATAGAAACGGATCAGTTCATCCTTCGCATCACTGGATTCAAAAAAATGAAACGCATCACCAACCGGCAATGCCGATTGCTTCAGGTGACTGATGCAATCTGTGATGGGCGTGACGTTTCGGATTGGGCTGGTATGCGCACTATCTGCTAATGCCTGTTGGACTAAATATGCCTGCTCATTTTTGACGGACAAAACCTCAGTTATGAGCATTTTTTTACGGATTTTACTGAGCTGTGGAGGATCGCCTGTAGAATTTGCCGGCCTTTTTTGTGCTTTTACAACAGGATGATCACCGGGTTGCAGATTGTCATTGTGCACATTAACCACGGCACCGGGCTGAATAGGAAGCATGAAAATAGTACTTTTCTGATGGTAATTGCGGTCAGTCAGCCAATTTAGATGGTGTAAACCGGCAACAGTTCCTTTGTACCTAGGAGGCTGTCCGAGAATAGCGCCCGTAGCGAGGATGGCAGAAAATTGAGGATAAAAAGTCGGAATTTTTTAGTTAATAGTGGTTCTATTTACTAAAAAATTCCGACTTTTTAGACCAATTTGCTGCCACCGCAGTAGGGCAGTCTATTCTCGGACAGCCTCCTAGGAGGCTGACCGAGAATAGACTCATATCAATACCTGCTTAAAATGGTTGCATCATGTTCATTGAGCAGGCGTTTTATGGTTCCCAGCGACTCCCGGCAATCCAGGGCAATACCCGGAGAAAAAATCCCGCTGCCGATCAGGTCGAAATTTTGCCCTGCCGAACTTTCAAAGATGGTTACCCGGTCACGGAAGTTGCCAACGATCAGGACCCGTAATCTTTTCAGGTCGTTACATATCACCGGGGTATATATTTCCGCAGAGCGTTTATCGCTGATCAGACGAATTAACTGTCGGTTATTTTCTGCATCATTGATGTGATCCCCTGAGATACCCATACTCGGGGGCCCAGGGAACTCCTCATGAAACGTTGCTCCAGTCAGTTTGTTGGTGCTTCTAAGGAGGGTGAGCAACGCCTTGTTGATCAAAAACCGGGCGGACAGTATCAGGGTATTGGTTTCCTGGTAGTACGTTGATTTTTGCGGGAAACAGGGCTCACCACGGATCAGTCGGGCAATATCCGGTTTGCCCCGGGAGGCATGACTCCAAAAAACTTCGGTAGCCGCCACCTGTGGCAATTTTTCCCGGGAGTACAGCAGGGAAAAATGGTGGGCCTCCGGACTGTCGTGGACATTTTTCAGATAGACTTTATCGATGGACTCAAGCCGGAACAGGCGCTGGCTTATTTGTTGAGCCATGCCATTATGATCAAAATTGAACCGGATAATGCTCTGCAGGCTTTGCACAGGCAGGACGGGAAAATCATTCGGGCTTTGCAAATACAGTTGCCAGGCAAACTCCGACCACTCACAGAAAAGACGCCAGTTGAGAGACTGGCTCTCGGTTGACCTGATGAGCATACAATGGCTCCAATCGATAATGGCTTTTTTTTCCGGGGGGGCCAGGGTGGCAAAATGGTCAATGGCATGTCGGGCCGCCAACAAATATTGTTCCGGTACCCAATTGCAGGCAATATCCATTTCAAAGACATAACGTTCGCGGTTTGGCGATACTTGGTAAGACCGTTCTGATAGTAACCCCCTGAACAAGGGGATAGGGCGGAAATTTTTCCGGAACTTTTCCAGAACGGTGTCCTGGATTTGTTTTATCGCCTCTTGGGGTAATTCAGATTGAGTACACTTGTGTTGCTGGAGCAGAGAAACGGCCAGTGACAATATCCCGTTCCAGCCATCAGCGGCTCCGTCCTGAGCGTAAGGCGAATTGACGGGTTCCACTGGCGCTGACTTGAAAATATTGTGCCATTCCGGCTCTGATGAGTAACTGTGGGTTGCGTCGGTACCCCCCAAATCATACAGTCGCCAACCATTGTGGGATCTGACCTCAACAAAACTGTGTGTGAACGATTCTACTATTCGGGCCTCAATACCCCAGTAAAGACAGAGTAATTGAAACAGAAACCCACGATGGCGGCAGGTTCCCTGTTGCTCCTGCAACAATTGCTTGACCAGGGTGATGCCGGTTTCTTCAAAAGTACGATCGTAAGAAAAAGCTCTGAACCAATCGACAAGGGCCAGTAGCCGTTCGGACAGATTCTCTATCTGCCCTATTTCCCGCAACTTCCGGTATCCCGGAAAGTGAGTAGGGTCCCCGCTGAACACCTCCTGATCCAGATGTACTTTGATCAGCGGAGGGCACCGCAGGGGCTGTGTGTTGATGGGATCATCAGCCGTTAACGGCTGAAAATAAGTCAGATCGGGCTTAATAATAAAATCCACCGTCACCGGTTCCGTGAGTCCGGAACGAAGAAAGTATTGGTCGGTGTGCGTATCCCGTGCCAGCTGCGTATGTTTCGGAATGGATCTCAGACCGGTCAACCGGTCGTTGGGGGTCAGCGATGGCAATCGTTGCCAATTGCTGCCCGGTTTCAGTGTCATGCGCCCGGGGGTTTCACCGGTTTTCAGATCGGTTCGCCCGGTTAACAGGGGCAAAAAATTGCTCTGATCCATGGGATCAATTGGTAACGGGCTTTTAACTAACGTCTGGTCAGTGGTCACATCGGCTGTGAACAGCTTCAGTCGATACCGATCGATACACCATTGACGGGGAAAAAACCGGGTTACCTGGAAGTTGATACACACATCATGAGGCGTGCCCTGGCTGAAAATCTTCGGTGAATCAGTGGCCGGACCTCTGGAAGATCCATTTTTTGATGACTGTACAACAATATAGGGCCACTGGAATGTGCTTGTACGGTTTTTCAGATAGGGTTGCCACTCCCAGCTCAGACCCTCATGCCACCGACCCATGGGGATTCTGTCCAATCGATCGGCCGCCAGCAACAGCTGCGGCAACGTCAGTTCAAGGGGAATGCGTTGCTGTCGGAAATCATCGTTAAGGGCACTGGCGCAATCGGTCAGCCACCGACTCAGATCCTCAGATACCCCCATGGCTTGCAGCCTGAGCCGGTAGTCATCCCGGGTATCATGGTGGATATGAACGCCGGTAAATCGACTGGTCAATGATGGCGGGAATGCCGTCCGTCCGGGATAGGTGGGCGGATTAACGGTACCAATCAATTTGAACCCGGCCTTGTGAGGCAGCGGCAGGCGGTCATTAAGAAACTCTTCCAACTCCCCGGAAGGAATGATGTTGAGCTCACTGACCACCAGCACCTCACCCAGATGCCAGGCACGGTTAAAGGCCTGCACAAATTGGTTAAACTGGTCCGGTGCCCCATTGAGATGCTGAAAGCCTTTACCGGTTTGCTGTTGCCAGGTGGTCAGGGTCAGCAGTAACAGGGCATCCTTACCCCACCCGGCAGTACCTTCCACCACCATGGCAACTCTTCCCGGTTCCCTGAGTTGCAGAAATTGCCAGCAGGTTTTTATGTACTCTCTGGTGGCCGGAGTATCGATGACCAGTGGCGTCGATTGCTTTTTGTTCACCTGTGCCAACTGTCCGAAAAACTGTGTGAAGGCCCGCTGGTGCTGCTCCAGTAATGAACGGTCCACCTTACCGGAACTGTGCCGGTAATCCCTGAGCGCTTGCCATTCGGGGCGTTGGTCCCGATCGATCCGCCCACCCAGACTTTGCCCGCACGCTTCGTCAGCCAGTGCCAACATCTGGGCCTGGCTGGTGGGACAGGGTGCATCCGCCGTGATCAGTCGGAACCGGGCCATGATGTCTTTCAGGTCCCTTGGCGTCAGCTCATAGTCTGTGGATACCTGTTTTCTGTACTCTGCCAATAGTGAAAGGATGGTGGCCGAAGCGGTGGACCTCAGCTCCATGGGCCAGGTATCCGGCAGAAGTGGCTCAATGATGGCCTGTTGCAGAATGGACTCTGGCAGCGGCCGGTAATACAGGCGCAGAATCCGGCGTTGCAATTCAGGGTCAAGATTCCGCCCCGGATAATTTTCCGGATTACCGGTCAACAAAACCCAGTGGTTATCTGTTAACTCGAACGTCTGGCCATTGACGCAGAGCTGGGCAGGCGATTGCAGCAAACCGGTCAGTGGTGACAATAGTCCGTGCTGCACCAGGTTGGCTTCATTAATAACCAGCAGGCCCGGGCGTTTTCTCCTGGCCCAATCCGTTATCTGGCCGGGTACCGAATGAGAGACCGTATTGCCCTGCCGGTCTCGTTTCAGGGAGACCGAACCGTACAGGTCTTCCCAGGTGGTGTTCGGTCCCAGGGTCAGGGTTTTCACTGTGTGCTGGTCAGGCTGTGGGCCAGCGGCAAGCCGGTTCATTGATGCCTGCCGCCGTTCCTGTAACGCTTGCCCGGTGGCGACGGCCAGGCAGGATTTACCGGTACCCGCCGGGCCATTGAGCTCAATGATCCTGTGCTGCCTGAGCATGGTCGTGAGCTGTTCAAGCCGCTTGCCCTGTTGCTGCTGATGGTGACAGCTGGCCTTCAGCCAATCTGCGGCCAGTGTCTGCAAGGAGGTTGTCAGCAGCGGTTCCGAAAAGGCGCGCTGAAGCGGCTGTTGCAGCTGCTCCAGTGGCTCAGACGGATGGCACTGGCTAATGGCGATCAGTTGCTGGTTCAAGTCCCGGGCTTGCCGATGCACCGGGATACTCTGGCTGCCACAGACCCGCAGGGCATTGTACAGCAGACGCAGGCGATGGCCGGAATAGGGATGGATATTGTCGTCCAGTACCGGCAAAAGATCAGCCTCAATGCCCTGTTGAGGGAATATTGAGTGGATAATGGCGGCCATCTTCGCGGTGCAGCGCAGAGAAGGTTTGCCGAAAGTAGCGGGCAAATACTCGCCCAGTGCCGGTGCCATATAACGGGCCAATGGCCAGAAATGATCTGTCAGATCCTTTGGGTGCTCCAGGGCTGGCAGGGTGTTCAGGATGGCAGCAATGCCATCACGATCAACCTCTGCCATGGAATCCGGAAATATCCCACTGATCTGAGCTTTAACAAAACTGTAAATGGTTACATTACCCCGCACCGGATGGGCCAGTAACTTATTCAGGGCCTTACGCCAGTGAAAGGGCTCCAGAGTCCCGGCGCGATCCAGCCGCTGTTCAATGGGGAGCTGAGCCTCCAGCAGTTTCAGAAACTCAGCCGGTGCCTGAAGCGGAATGACCGGATAACTTTTATCCGGGCTCTGGGGCAATGTCCGAATGCGAGATAAAAGCCGCCCTAATGGCCCAATTGCATCGGGATGGTGGGACGAAAAAGGTTTGATCAAACCGGGGGCCGCCATAATGGATTCTGCCAAAATGGACTCAGCTTTACCGAGCTCAGCTGTTTCAGGCTCAACACTGTCAGGCTCAACACTATCAGCCTCTACACTGCCTGCTGAGCGATCACTCCGGGTATCCTGCTGCTGTTGCCAGCGCTGGAACCATGGACCCTGGTCAGGCAGTCGGTCAGGGGGCCAGACTATATGCAGCTGGCAGTTGGGCAGAGCTTTTTTCTGGCCGTAAATCCAGAGATAGGGCTCAGGTGCCAATAGTGACTCCAGATGCCCTGCCAGGGTCGGGGTATGTTCCAGCCCGGACAGCACCACCGGTTTACCCTTAAGGAGTTGTGTCAATAAGGGGGTTTCTCTCAGCTGGAAACTCAACTTGCCTGACAGTTTCAGCTTGCTGGTAAACCAGAGCTCCTCCCATTGCTGCCCGGAGGCCAGTCGATAACAATGTGCAGCAACATTATTGGCAACACTGCCGGTATACAGCCTGACAACGCTATTACCGGAAGGCTCTGGCAAAGTGCCTGTCACCAATCCGGGGGCGACAGGCAGTGATTCCGTCCGATGTTTCAGGATCAGCCATTGTTCATCGGTCAGCTCACCGCTTACCAGCAGCTGGTCAAATTCGCTGGCCATCTTATGAAAGGTATCGGTCTTTTGCAGGGTGTTTTCCTGTGCGGACAGGTCACTGAAGACCGCATCGAAATTGTGGGTATTGATAACCCCGCAGGTTTTACCGGGTAACACCGGTGTGTTGTTGACGGCTTGTTTGAATGCCGTGATATTCTCGGTCGGGGTGTGATATTGCTGCAAGACCAGCGACGCTGGCAGCTCCACCCGTTCACCATTGGCAATGAAGTAGCCTTGCTTAAGAATGTCCGACAAATGTTGCCAGAATGGGCTCTTGGCATCCGGCGGGTCCACCAGGCAGATGGTCACAGGGTCAGGCTGGCTGCTGATCACTCCGTTGCGAAAATACTGTTCTCCATGACTGTTGATGGCCAGGTTGCCAAACAGGCTGGCAAAGACATCCTGACCCGCACAGTGAATCAGCAAACTCCCGGGCTCTGGCGGCTCCGTGCGATGGCTTACTGACCAGGATGGCACAGCGGCTGGGGTTACATTGAAGGTTGCTGAAGAGGATCTGTCCTGGGCAAATATCCGACGCCAGAAATCCGGTCCGGGAGCATCCGGCTGGTATATTAAATCATTTTTGGCCAGAACAACCCGGCTGACTGTCGTGCTGATGGGGATGCCATCCAGCCGGGGTGGATTCTCCAACAGCTCATTCAATGAGGCCAGCTGTCTGGGCCTGAGGTTGTCACAATCGAAAATCAGGGTGATGGGCACTGACTGATAAATAAGCCCGGGACGCTCGTTTTTTTGTCCGGGAGTTGGATAATAGTGCAGCCTTCTTAACGGGTGATGATCCAGGTCGTTCGGATGCCGGATCATAAAAAGAAACCCGGTGTCTGTCTTTTGCCGATAGAAACGGATTAGTTCATCCTTTGCATCAATGGATTCAAAAAAATGAAACGCATCACCAACCGGCGATGCCGATTGCTTAAGGTGACTGATGCAATCTGTGATGGGCGTGACGTTTCGGATTGGGCTGGTATGCACACTCTCCGCTGACACTTGTTGGGCAAAATGCAGCTGCTCATTTTTGACCAACAAGACTGCAGTTACTCGTGTTTTTTTATCGGTGTTACCGGGCCGTAAAGAATCGTCTGCGGAATTTGCCAAACTTTTTTGAGCAGAGTCATTGGCGAGTTGCGGATTGTCATTGTGCACATTAACTAAGGCACTGGGCTGAACAGGAAACATGAAAATAATACTTTTCTGATAGTAATTGCGGTCCATCAGCCAACTTAGATGGTGTAAAACGGGAAAAGTTCCTCCCTGATTTGGTTAACTACTTATTTGCGGTTAAAAAGAGTGGTGGCATCAGGCTCATTGATTAAGCGTTTTATTTTTCTCAGTGACTCCTGGCAATCCAGAGCAATACCCGGAGAAAAAATCCCACTGCCGATCAGGTTAAAATTTTGCCCTGCCGGACTTTCAAAGATAGTGACCTGGTCACAGAAGTTGCCGACGATTAACACCCGGAATTTTTCCAGGTCTTTGCATATCACCGGGGTATATATTTCAGCAGAGCGTTGATCGCTGATCAGGCGAATTAACTGCCGGTTCTGTTCTGCATGATCAATGTAATCAATTAAGAATGTGTCAGGTTGGTAAGGGAGTTCATCACGAAACAGTGCCCCGGTCTGTCGATTGGTGGCCAGTTTGAGGGCATCCATCGCCCTGTCGATCAAAAACTGACTGGACAGCATCAGGGTATTGGTCTCCAGATAACTGGTTGATTTCTCCGGGAAACAGGGCTCACCACGGATCAGTCGGGCAAGATCCGGTCTGCCCCGGGAGGAATGGCTCCAATAAACATCGGTAACAGCCATCTGAGGCAATGTTTCCGAGTCATACAGCAGAGAAAAGTTGTCGGCCTCCGGACTGTCCCTGACATTTTTCAGCCAGGTTCTGTCGATGGACTCTACCCGGAACAGGCGCTGGTCCAGTCTTTGCGCCGTACCATCATGATCAAGATTGAACCGGGTCACGGCCTGCATGCTTTGCACAGGAAGGACGGGAAAGTCATTCGGGCTTTGCAGATACAGTTGCCAGGCAAACTCCGACCACCGACAGAAATCATGCTGTTTTGGCGATTGATAATTTTTTGACCAGATGAGCATACAGTGGCTCCAGTCAATAATGGCTTTCCTTTCAGGAGGCGCAAGGGTACCAAAATGGTCAATGGCGTGTCTGGCTGCCAGCAGATACTGTTCCGGTGCCAGATGGTAGGCAATATCAAATGCGGTGATAAGAGGTCTGTGTTCTGACGACGTATAGTAACTTCGGGCTGATAAGTGCCTGCTCATGGGGATAGGGCGGAAATTTTTCCGGAACTCTTCCAGAACAGCATCTTTGACAAGGCTATTGGCCTCTTGAGGCAGTGCGAATTTAGAACATTGCCATTGCTGGCACAGGGAGATGACCAGCGACAGGAGCCGGTTCCAGCCGGAGGCATGACTGCCTGTAGCTTGTCCGACAGTTGACTTGACTGGCGGCGTCGGCACTGATGTATAGATATCCTCCCAT
It contains:
- a CDS encoding transglutaminase domain-containing protein; this encodes MHTSPIRNVTPITDCISHLKQSASPVGDAFHFFESIDAKDELIRFYRQKTDTGFLFMIRHPNDLDHHPLRRLHYYPTPGQKNERPGLIYQSVPITLIFDCDNLRPRQLASLNELLENPPRLDGIPISTTVSRVVLAKNDLIYQPDAPGPDFWRRIFAQDRSSSATFNVTPAAVPSWSVSHRTEPPEPGSLLIHCAGQDVFASLFGNLAINSHGEQYFRNGVISSQPDPVTICLVDPPDAKSPFWQHLSDILKQGYFIANGERVELPASLVLQQYHTPTENITAFKQAVNNTPVLPGKTCGVINTHNFDAVFSDLSAQENTLQKTDTFHKMASEFDQLLVSGELTDEQWLILKHRTESLPVAPGLVTGTLPEPSGNSVVRLYTGSVANNVAAHCYRLASGQQWEELWFTSKLKLSGKLSFQLRETPLLTQLLKGKPVVLSGLEHTPTLAGHLESLLAPEPYLWIYGQKKALPNCQLHIVWPPDRLPDQGPWFQRWQQQQDTRSDRSAGSVEADSVEPDSVEPETAELGKAESILAESIMAAPGLIKPFSSHHPDAIGPLGRLLSRIRTLPQSPDKSYPVIPLQAPAEFLKLLEAQLPIEQRLDRAGTLEPFHWRKALNKLLAHPVRGNVTIYSFVKAQISGIFPDSMAEVDRDGIAAILNTLPALEHPKDLTDHFWPLARYMAPALGEYLPATFGKPSLRCTAKMAAIIHSIFPQQGIEADLLPVLDDNIHPYSGHRLRLLYNALRVCGSQSIPVHRQARDLNQQLIAISQCHPSEPLEQLQQPLQRAFSEPLLTTSLQTLAADWLKASCHHQQQQGKRLEQLTTMLRQHRIIELNGPAGTGKSCLAVATGQALQERRQASMNRLAAGPQPDQHTVKTLTLGPNTTWEDLYGSVSLKRDRQGNTVSHSVPGQITDWARRKRPGLLVINEANLVQHGLLSPLTGLLQSPAQLCVNGQTFELTDNHWVLLTGNPENYPGRNLDPELQRRILRLYYRPLPESILQQAIIEPLLPDTWPMELRSTASATILSLLAEYRKQVSTDYELTPRDLKDIMARFRLITADAPCPTSQAQMLALADEACGQSLGGRIDRDQRPEWQALRDYRHSSGKVDRSLLEQHQRAFTQFFGQLAQVNKKQSTPLVIDTPATREYIKTCWQFLQLREPGRVAMVVEGTAGWGKDALLLLTLTTWQQQTGKGFQHLNGAPDQFNQFVQAFNRAWHLGEVLVVSELNIIPSGELEEFLNDRLPLPHKAGFKLIGTVNPPTYPGRTAFPPSLTSRFTGVHIHHDTRDDYRLRLQAMGVSEDLSRWLTDCASALNDDFRQQRIPLELTLPQLLLAADRLDRIPMGRWHEGLSWEWQPYLKNRTSTFQWPYIVVQSSKNGSSRGPATDSPKIFSQGTPHDVCINFQVTRFFPRQWCIDRYRLKLFTADVTTDQTLVKSPLPIDPMDQSNFLPLLTGRTDLKTGETPGRMTLKPGSNWQRLPSLTPNDRLTGLRSIPKHTQLARDTHTDQYFLRSGLTEPVTVDFIIKPDLTYFQPLTADDPINTQPLRCPPLIKVHLDQEVFSGDPTHFPGYRKLREIGQIENLSERLLALVDWFRAFSYDRTFEETGITLVKQLLQEQQGTCRHRGFLFQLLCLYWGIEARIVESFTHSFVEVRSHNGWRLYDLGGTDATHSYSSEPEWHNIFKSAPVEPVNSPYAQDGAADGWNGILSLAVSLLQQHKCTQSELPQEAIKQIQDTVLEKFRKNFRPIPLFRGLLSERSYQVSPNRERYVFEMDIACNWVPEQYLLAARHAIDHFATLAPPEKKAIIDWSHCMLIRSTESQSLNWRLFCEWSEFAWQLYLQSPNDFPVLPVQSLQSIIRFNFDHNGMAQQISQRLFRLESIDKVYLKNVHDSPEAHHFSLLYSREKLPQVAATEVFWSHASRGKPDIARLIRGEPCFPQKSTYYQETNTLILSARFLINKALLTLLRSTNKLTGATFHEEFPGPPSMGISGDHINDAENNRQLIRLISDKRSAEIYTPVICNDLKRLRVLIVGNFRDRVTIFESSAGQNFDLIGSGIFSPGIALDCRESLGTIKRLLNEHDATILSRY